The Scomber scombrus chromosome 5, fScoSco1.1, whole genome shotgun sequence genome window below encodes:
- the LOC133981008 gene encoding C-X-C chemokine receptor type 5, translated as MAVDTIEDTKPYNEENYTDYEYDYTVCDDEDRDLDLNTVFQPVLYSLIFLLGMVGNGLMIAVLLRHWRRLRITEIYLLHLALADLMLLCTFPVVVVEYAAGWVFGEFLCKLTGLMKTLNFLCGSFLLACIGFDRYLAIVHAIPSMQSRHPRTVHQICISLWLVCLGLSVPNVVFLTVTQERANSSRLSCFNTEYGIHANNWDLTDRVLNHVCFFIPLAVMSYCYTAIVVSLCKSQKSQAKKGAIRLALLITLVFCFCWLPYNITLLIKTLDELKIISYENCVSFNLMHQVLGVTRSLGLSHCCLNPFLYAFVGVRFRSELIQLLCQLGCRSVCLPFIRTQGHSRPSASDIATTASSSVFM; from the exons ATGGCCGTAgataccattgaggacaccaag ccaTACAACGAAGAGAATTATACTGACTACGAATACGATTACACCGTCTGTGATGATGAGGACCGGGACCTGGACCTGAATACTGTGTTCCAGCCTGTGCTTTACAGTTTGATATTTCTGCTTGGAATGGTGGGGAACGGCTTGATGATAGCAGTGCTGCTGAGACATTGGCGCCGTCTTCGCATCACTGAGATCTACCTGCTGCACCTTGCCCTTGCTGACCTGATGCTTCTTTGTACATTTCCTGTTGTTGTAGTTGAATATGCAGCCGGATGGGTGTTTGGGGAGTTTCTCTGCAAGCTGACGGGCCTGATGAAAACTCTTAACTTCCTTTGTGGGAGTTTCCTTCTGGCTTGCATTGGGTTTGATCGGTATTTGGCCATTGTTCATGCTATTCCTAGTATGCAAAGTCGTCACCCGAGAACAGTGCACCAAATATGCATTTCACTATGGCTGGTCTGTTTGGGGTTGTCAGTACCCAATGTTGTGTTCCTTACTGTGACACAGGAACGTGCAAACTCATCTAGGCTCTCCTGTTTCAACACTGAGTACGGTATCCATGCAAACAACTGGGATTTGACCGACAGAGTCTTAAATCATGTGTGCTTTTTCATACCTCTGGCTGTCATGAGCTACTGCTACACAGCAATAGTAGTTAGTTTGTGCAAAAGTCAGAAAAGCCAAGCAAAGAAAGGTGCCATTCGACTAGCTTTACTTATCACTCTCgtcttttgtttctgttggcTTCCATATAATATCACCTTACTGATAAAAACATTGGACGAATTGAAAATCATCTCATATGAAAACTGTGTGTCTTTTAACTTAATGCACCAAGTCCTTGGGGTGACAAGGAGCCTGGGCTTGTCACACTGTTGTCTGAATCCTTTCTTGTACGCCTTTGTTGGGGTGCGGTTCCGCAGTGAGCTAATACAGCTGCTTTGCCAATTGGGCTGCCGTAGTGTTTGTCTGCCTTTCATCAGAACTCAGGGTCACAGTCGACCATCCGCTTCTGACATAGCAACAACTGCCAGCAGCAGCGTCTTCATGTAA